One Aneurinibacillus migulanus genomic region harbors:
- a CDS encoding enoyl-CoA hydratase, translating to MEFTNVKLEVENRVAYISIDVPPANTLSSDTLSGLGEAFDYVEGNSDVKVIVVTGAGKFFVAGADIKEFTNAFDNAEVAEQMARTGQKLLDRIEGFSKPVIAAVNGAALGGGLELAMACHMRYAAEDAKLGLPELNLGLIPGFGGTQRLARLTNQAKALELILTSQFIDGKEAERIGLVNRAIPLASLMDEVKNIAELIALQKSAVSVSATLKAVTYGLREGQGNGMEKEAVLFGELFTSDDMKEGVNAFIEKRKAQFTDK from the coding sequence ATGGAGTTTACCAATGTCAAACTTGAAGTGGAAAACAGGGTGGCGTATATCAGTATTGATGTGCCTCCTGCAAATACGCTTAGTTCCGATACGCTTTCGGGATTGGGTGAAGCTTTCGATTACGTGGAAGGAAACAGTGATGTAAAGGTAATCGTAGTGACCGGAGCTGGGAAGTTTTTTGTTGCCGGCGCGGACATCAAAGAGTTCACAAATGCATTCGATAATGCGGAAGTAGCCGAACAGATGGCTCGTACCGGTCAGAAGCTGTTAGACAGAATTGAAGGCTTCTCCAAGCCGGTAATTGCTGCTGTAAACGGAGCGGCGCTAGGCGGAGGATTAGAGCTGGCGATGGCATGCCATATGAGGTACGCGGCTGAAGATGCCAAGTTAGGACTGCCTGAACTTAATCTAGGTCTTATCCCTGGTTTCGGGGGTACACAACGTTTAGCCCGCTTAACCAATCAAGCGAAAGCGTTGGAATTAATTCTGACAAGTCAATTCATCGATGGTAAGGAAGCGGAACGTATCGGTCTGGTTAATCGTGCAATTCCGCTGGCTTCACTGATGGATGAGGTGAAAAATATCGCTGAACTTATCGCGCTTCAAAAAAGCGCCGTTTCCGTAAGTGCTACTCTTAAAGCGGTTACATACGGACTGCGGGAAGGACAGGGAAACGGTATGGAGAAAGAAGCGGTTCTGTTCGGGGAATTGTTTACATCAGATGATATGAAAGAGGGAGTTAACGCTTTTATCGAGAAACGTAAAGCCCAATTTACCGACAAGTAA
- a CDS encoding electron transfer flavoprotein subunit alpha/FixB family protein → MSKKVLVVAEARDKSLRNVSFEALTAAQRISEGGDIVAVTFGSDAANYVAELGKYGAVKVYAVANKELDTYTTDAYFQALRQVIEDVQPDAILMPHTAIGKDLAPRIAARLGLGLVSDVIDVQVEGSKVVFTRPIYAGKAFEKKTVTDGTVFATVRPNNIAAEETGGSAEKVDFNAEIKDLRTIVKDIVRKTAGGVDLSEAKVVISGGRGVKSAEGFKPLQELADVLGGAVGASRGACDAEYCDYSLQIGQTGKVVTPDLYIAAGISGAIQHLAGMSSSKVIVAINKDPEAPIFQIADYGIVGDLFEVVPLLTEEFKKVLV, encoded by the coding sequence ATGAGCAAAAAAGTATTGGTAGTAGCAGAAGCAAGAGACAAAAGCTTACGGAACGTATCCTTTGAGGCGCTGACAGCAGCGCAACGCATCTCGGAAGGCGGCGACATCGTCGCGGTAACCTTCGGCAGCGATGCGGCCAACTATGTGGCTGAGCTGGGGAAATATGGAGCCGTAAAAGTTTATGCGGTTGCAAACAAAGAGCTGGATACGTATACGACAGATGCGTATTTCCAGGCCTTGCGTCAGGTCATTGAAGACGTTCAGCCGGATGCCATTCTCATGCCACATACAGCGATCGGAAAAGACTTGGCACCGCGCATTGCCGCTCGCCTTGGCCTTGGCCTCGTATCGGATGTGATCGATGTACAGGTAGAAGGCAGCAAGGTCGTGTTCACCCGCCCGATTTATGCGGGGAAAGCGTTTGAGAAGAAGACCGTAACGGACGGTACCGTGTTTGCCACAGTACGGCCGAATAATATCGCAGCGGAGGAAACGGGCGGTTCGGCGGAGAAAGTTGACTTCAATGCAGAGATCAAAGACCTGCGCACGATCGTAAAGGATATCGTACGCAAAACGGCAGGCGGCGTGGACTTGTCGGAGGCGAAAGTCGTCATATCCGGTGGCCGTGGCGTGAAGTCGGCGGAAGGGTTCAAACCGCTGCAAGAGCTGGCAGACGTATTGGGTGGTGCAGTTGGCGCATCTCGTGGCGCATGCGATGCCGAATACTGCGATTACTCCTTACAAATCGGCCAGACCGGGAAAGTAGTCACACCTGATCTGTACATTGCGGCAGGTATCTCGGGCGCAATCCAGCATCTGGCGGGCATGTCCAGCTCCAAGGTTATTGTCGCGATTAACAAAGACCCGGAAGCGCCGATTTTCCAGATTGCGGACTACGGCATCGTTGGTGACCTGTTTGAAGTCGTTCCTCTGCTTACAGAAGAGTTTAAAAAAGTTCTAGTGTAA
- the trxA gene encoding thioredoxin: protein MAIVNVTDNTFQNEVEGSGTVLVDFWAPWCGPCKMIAPVLEEIDGEIGSKVKIAKVNVDENPESAQRFGVMSIPTLMLVKDGQVVDKIIGFQPKESLLSAINKHL from the coding sequence ATGGCAATTGTAAATGTAACAGACAACACATTCCAAAATGAAGTAGAGGGCAGCGGCACAGTACTCGTTGACTTCTGGGCTCCTTGGTGCGGTCCCTGCAAAATGATCGCTCCGGTTCTTGAGGAGATTGACGGTGAGATTGGCAGCAAAGTCAAAATCGCAAAAGTCAATGTTGACGAAAATCCGGAATCCGCACAGCGTTTCGGCGTAATGAGCATCCCGACACTGATGCTCGTAAAAGACGGCCAGGTAGTTGACAAAATCATCGGCTTCCAGCCAAAAGAGAGCCTGTTAAGCGCTATTAACAAGCATCTGTAA